A portion of the Chromobacterium sp. IIBBL 290-4 genome contains these proteins:
- a CDS encoding YjbE family putative metal transport protein (Members of this highly hydrophobic protein family,regularly are found preceded by the yybP-ykoY manganese riboswitch (see RF00080). A metal cation transport function is proposed.) — protein sequence MEPDSLAHAFGLTFQVSFLDLILSGDNALVIALACRALPEQLRRQAILWGTGFAILLRLLLTAFTGVLMMVPLLKLTGAVILLFIAFRLLLDDAGGEDGGALAEKASHSDQLWNAVTLIVGADLALSLDNVVALAAAAQGSVLFLLLGLLLSVPLLMYGSLLLSRLMNSYPLLIPAGAAALGWLAGSLAVGDALWADWLAANAPALQVVVPLLTMAFVLLESRVIREQRRALPAMPPLDWFAPLTRRLAGWGEARIQTASAPVDSSPAPIEIAASSAAPSSVDLPPSLPEEAIEPAAAIAPQPQQDSDEEDRSGRNRLSPPLKLLVTAAAIFGAIVLLWLIWHLTSQGFLPAPAHHAKSVH from the coding sequence ATGGAACCCGACAGCCTCGCCCATGCCTTCGGCCTGACTTTCCAGGTCTCCTTTCTCGACCTCATCCTCAGCGGCGACAACGCGCTGGTGATCGCCCTGGCCTGCCGCGCTCTGCCCGAACAACTGCGCCGCCAGGCCATCTTGTGGGGAACCGGCTTCGCCATCCTGCTCAGGCTGTTGCTGACCGCCTTCACCGGCGTGCTGATGATGGTGCCGCTGCTCAAGCTGACAGGCGCGGTCATTTTGCTGTTCATCGCCTTCCGGCTGCTGCTGGACGATGCGGGTGGCGAAGACGGCGGCGCGCTGGCCGAGAAAGCCAGCCACAGCGACCAGCTGTGGAATGCCGTCACCCTGATCGTCGGCGCAGACTTGGCGCTGAGCCTGGACAATGTGGTAGCGCTGGCCGCCGCGGCGCAGGGCAGCGTGCTGTTCCTGCTGCTCGGCCTGCTATTGAGCGTGCCGCTGCTGATGTACGGCAGCTTGCTGCTGTCACGCTTGATGAACAGCTACCCGCTGCTGATCCCGGCCGGCGCAGCGGCGCTGGGCTGGCTGGCCGGCAGCCTGGCGGTCGGCGACGCCTTGTGGGCCGACTGGCTGGCGGCCAATGCCCCGGCGCTGCAAGTGGTCGTGCCCTTATTGACCATGGCCTTTGTCCTGCTGGAGAGCCGGGTGATCCGCGAACAACGCCGCGCCTTGCCGGCCATGCCGCCGCTGGACTGGTTCGCGCCGCTCACCCGCCGCCTGGCGGGCTGGGGAGAAGCGCGGATACAGACCGCAAGCGCCCCGGTCGACTCGTCCCCCGCTCCCATCGAAATCGCAGCCTCATCCGCCGCGCCATCCTCGGTGGATCTGCCACCATCGCTGCCCGAAGAAGCGATCGAGCCTGCGGCGGCCATCGCGCCGCAGCCGCAACAAGACAGCGATGAGGAAGACCGCTCCGGCCGCAACCGGCTCAGCCCGCCCTTGAAGCTGCTGGTAACGGCGGCGGCCATTTTCGGCGCCATCGTGCTGCTGTGGCTGATCTGGCATTTAACCAGCCAGGGCTTTTTGCCTGCGCCGGCCCACCACGCCAAATCCGTTCATTAA
- a CDS encoding NRAMP family divalent metal transporter yields MSGADMSLQPSTLRRLRHLLAAIGPGLVVMLADTETGSVIAAAQSGAHWGYRMLPLLLVLIPLLYMAQELTIRLALGTGQSYGELVVRRWGRRAGQFSAALLLLSCLGALATQLSGLAGVGQMFGVPTAHTVLLLCALIFIMVCTGSYRSVERTAIALGVFELAFLAEAWLAHPSGSQIVAQLKQLPLSNHDFLLLAAANIGTCIMPWTICYQQSAMLDKGLTLADLKPARLDTLLGATLCQVITAGILIAAAVAFGNGAGGASLDTIPEIAGGFTRLLGPTGGKLLFALALSGGALVATIVVCLCGAWTLGEMSGQRESLEKHPLQAPWFYGSFALMLAGAGALVSSGVNLVKLSIATSVANALLLPIMLAGLYWLACKELPPELRPSRRYQMLLAPSLLLVGGFSLYAGIVGSLN; encoded by the coding sequence ATGAGTGGGGCTGACATGTCGCTGCAGCCCTCCACCCTGCGCCGGCTGCGCCACCTGCTGGCGGCCATCGGCCCCGGCCTGGTGGTGATGCTGGCCGATACCGAAACCGGCAGCGTGATCGCCGCCGCGCAAAGCGGCGCGCACTGGGGCTATCGCATGCTGCCCTTGCTGCTGGTGCTGATACCCTTGCTCTATATGGCGCAGGAGCTGACCATACGGCTGGCGCTGGGCACCGGGCAGAGCTATGGCGAGCTGGTGGTGCGCCGCTGGGGGCGGCGCGCGGGACAATTTTCCGCCGCCCTGCTGCTGCTCAGCTGCTTGGGCGCGCTGGCGACCCAGCTGAGCGGCCTGGCCGGCGTCGGGCAGATGTTCGGCGTCCCGACGGCGCACACCGTGCTGCTGTTGTGCGCGCTGATTTTCATCATGGTCTGCACCGGCAGCTACCGTTCGGTGGAGCGCACCGCCATCGCGCTGGGCGTATTCGAGCTGGCCTTTCTGGCCGAAGCCTGGCTGGCCCACCCCAGTGGCAGCCAGATCGTCGCCCAACTCAAGCAGCTGCCGCTGTCCAACCACGATTTCCTGCTGCTGGCCGCCGCCAATATCGGCACCTGCATCATGCCGTGGACCATCTGCTACCAGCAGTCGGCGATGCTGGACAAAGGCTTGACGCTGGCCGATCTGAAGCCAGCACGGCTGGATACCCTGCTGGGCGCCACGCTGTGCCAGGTCATCACCGCCGGCATCTTGATCGCCGCCGCGGTCGCCTTCGGCAACGGCGCGGGCGGCGCCAGCCTGGACACCATTCCAGAGATCGCCGGCGGCTTCACCCGCCTGCTAGGCCCCACCGGCGGCAAGCTGCTGTTCGCGCTGGCCCTGTCCGGCGGCGCGCTGGTGGCCACCATCGTGGTCTGCCTGTGCGGCGCGTGGACGCTGGGCGAAATGAGCGGCCAGCGCGAATCGCTGGAAAAACACCCGCTGCAGGCACCCTGGTTCTACGGCAGCTTCGCCTTGATGCTGGCCGGCGCCGGCGCGCTGGTTTCGTCCGGCGTCAATCTGGTCAAGCTGTCCATCGCCACCTCGGTCGCCAACGCCCTGCTGCTGCCCATCATGCTGGCGGGCCTGTACTGGCTGGCCTGCAAGGAGCTGCCGCCCGAGCTACGTCCCAGCCGGCGCTATCAGATGCTGCTGGCGCCGTCGCTGCTGCTGGTCGGCGGCTTCAGCCTCTACGCCGGCATCGTCGGCAGCCTGAACTGA
- the hflC gene encoding protease modulator HflC, producing MMDKQWRGIGWAAGIAAIWLALSAQYTLNEGQKALVVRLGAPVDVDGEPGLKFKLPLIDSVQYYDTRLQMLAPPPEQVILGDEKRLEVETYTRYCITDTLRFYQALRTEEQARAQLAQLVSTSLRRELGKVPLSDLLSARRAAIVAHIQQEVAERARPMGLQVTEVQLHRADLPLETSQAIYDRMKSARQQEAKELRAQGAEWAQQIQAKADRDRTVILSEAQRQSAITHGEADAEAGRILAQAFSKDPKFYKFYRSLQTYRQSLADSAPTVVLSPDSALLRDLRNGPAGGKP from the coding sequence ATGATGGATAAGCAATGGCGCGGAATCGGCTGGGCGGCGGGCATCGCCGCAATCTGGCTGGCGCTTTCGGCGCAATACACGCTGAACGAGGGGCAAAAGGCGCTGGTGGTCCGGCTGGGCGCGCCGGTGGATGTGGACGGCGAGCCGGGGCTCAAGTTCAAGCTGCCGCTGATCGACAGCGTGCAGTACTACGACACCCGTCTGCAGATGCTGGCGCCGCCGCCGGAGCAAGTGATTCTGGGCGATGAAAAGCGGCTGGAGGTGGAAACCTACACCCGCTACTGCATCACCGACACGCTGCGCTTCTATCAGGCGCTGCGCACCGAGGAGCAGGCCCGCGCGCAACTGGCGCAGTTGGTCAGCACCTCGCTGCGGCGTGAACTGGGCAAAGTCCCCCTGAGCGACTTGCTGTCGGCGCGCCGCGCCGCCATCGTCGCGCACATCCAGCAGGAAGTGGCCGAGCGCGCCCGCCCCATGGGCTTGCAGGTGACCGAGGTGCAACTGCATCGCGCCGACCTGCCGCTGGAAACCAGCCAGGCCATTTACGACCGGATGAAGTCCGCCCGCCAGCAGGAAGCCAAGGAGTTGCGCGCCCAGGGCGCGGAATGGGCGCAGCAGATCCAGGCCAAGGCCGACCGCGACCGCACCGTGATCCTGTCCGAGGCGCAGCGGCAAAGCGCCATCACCCACGGCGAAGCCGATGCCGAAGCCGGCCGCATCCTGGCCCAGGCTTTCAGCAAGGACCCCAAGTTCTACAAGTTCTACCGCTCGCTGCAAACCTACCGCCAGTCGCTGGCGGACTCCGCGCCCACCGTGGTGCTGTCGCCCGACTCGGCCTTGCTGCGGGACTTGCGAAACGGCCCGGCCGGGGGCAAACCATGA